The following DNA comes from Nitrospirota bacterium.
GCTTAAAATCGAGATCCCGGCCGACATTCTCGAAAGAGAATATGCCGGTTCTTTAGATAATGTCCGGCAGCGGGCGCGCATCCCGGGGTTCAGACCCGGCAAGGCACCCATGAGCATGATCGAAAAGAGATTCGGCGATGAGATAAAGAGTGAACTCATTGAAAAACTTATTCCGACCTATTATGCAGAGGCAGTAAAAGAGGCGGATCTTGCTCCGGTTGCCATGCCGAAGATCGAGACGAACCTTGACCTCAAGAGAAATGAGCCTCTGGTATTTTCGCTCACCGTGGAAGTTCGGCCGAAGATCGGAAACATAACATACAGCGGCATAAAAGTGGCCGGCATTGCAGCGTCTGTTGACGATAAAGAAGTGGATGATACGCTCAAGGGTCTGCAGAACGACAGGGCCATGTTCGAGGTAATTGACCGTGAGATCAGGGAAGACGACCTTCTCATTGTCGACTATGTAAAGCTTGATCCTTCCGGTGAAAAAGAGATTGTTGCGCAAAAGGATCAGGTTATGAACCTTGGCAACAGGCTTACGCCGCGCGGTATTCTGGACAACCTGATCGGCAAAAAGAAAGGTGACATGGTTGAAATCACCTTACCCAAGGTCGTAGAAAAGGAACTGAAAGAGGATTCTGACAAAGGCGACAAGCTGCGCATAACGATCAAGGAGGTCAAGGAAAAGAGACTTCCTGAGATCGATGATGAGTTTGCAAAGGATTTTGGCAATGAGTCCCTTGATGCCCTCAAAGTGAAGATCAAGGAAGGGATCTTAACTGCGAAACAGGAAAACGGGAAGAAGCTGCAAAAGGCCAAAATTATCGATACCCTGATCGAAGGCCATGCTTTTGATGTGCCGGAATCTCTCGCCGAAGCAGAACTGGAACACCTTATAAACAGCGAGCGTCTCTCCGACAATGCGGCAAAGCAGGAGGAAACCGTTCCTGAAAAAATGGATGCTGCCGTTGCTGAAAAGCTCAGGCCGAAGGCGGTCAAGAACGTGAAAGCGACGATCATACTTGATGAGATAGCTGAAAGGGAGAAGATCATTGTCTCCGAGGCAGAGGTGAAGGACAGGATATCCCATATAGCCAGGCAGTTTCAGGCCACACCGGATGCCATCGTCAACCTCTTTATGACAAGAGACGGGTCTTTGGAAAATCTCAGACACAATATCAGGGAAGAAAAGGTACTCGACTTCCTGCTGGCCGGTGCAGAGATCACCGAAGGGGCATAACATGAGCGTAATACCCATAGTAATAGAACAGACCGGAAGGTCTGAACGTGCCTATGACATTTATTCACGTCTGCTGAAAGACAGGATCATATTTCTGGGCACAGCCATAGATGATCATGTCGCCAACACGGTCATTGCACAGCTCCTCTTCCTGCAGACAGAGGACCCGGAAAAAGATATCCATCTGTATGTCAATTCACCGGGCGGCATTGTAACCTCCGGGCTTGCCATCTATGACACCATGCAGTATGTAAAGCCTGACATCTGCACCTATTGCATCGGTCAGGCAGCAAGCATGGGAGCTCTCCTCCTCACCGCAGGCACAAAGGGCAAGCGGTTCTCTCTG
Coding sequences within:
- the tig gene encoding trigger factor yields the protein MATIIEDISSTKKRLKIEIPADILEREYAGSLDNVRQRARIPGFRPGKAPMSMIEKRFGDEIKSELIEKLIPTYYAEAVKEADLAPVAMPKIETNLDLKRNEPLVFSLTVEVRPKIGNITYSGIKVAGIAASVDDKEVDDTLKGLQNDRAMFEVIDREIREDDLLIVDYVKLDPSGEKEIVAQKDQVMNLGNRLTPRGILDNLIGKKKGDMVEITLPKVVEKELKEDSDKGDKLRITIKEVKEKRLPEIDDEFAKDFGNESLDALKVKIKEGILTAKQENGKKLQKAKIIDTLIEGHAFDVPESLAEAELEHLINSERLSDNAAKQEETVPEKMDAAVAEKLRPKAVKNVKATIILDEIAEREKIIVSEAEVKDRISHIARQFQATPDAIVNLFMTRDGSLENLRHNIREEKVLDFLLAGAEITEGA
- the clpP gene encoding ATP-dependent Clp endopeptidase proteolytic subunit ClpP — translated: MSVIPIVIEQTGRSERAYDIYSRLLKDRIIFLGTAIDDHVANTVIAQLLFLQTEDPEKDIHLYVNSPGGIVTSGLAIYDTMQYVKPDICTYCIGQAASMGALLLTAGTKGKRFSLPHARIMLHQPLGGFQGQATDIEIHAREILKVKDTLNRILAAHTGQPLDKMRTDTDRDFFMSGKEAKDYGLVDEVIDTTNKKKKQESQK